AAAATTCTTTTGAATTTTTTGAAAGGAAACGAGACGAAGGAAAAATAAGATACTATGGAATGGCAACATGGGAATGTTTTAGGGTTTCATCTGACAATCCCCAATATCTGTCATTAAAAGAGACTTTTGATATGGCTAAAGACATTGGCGGCGAACACCATGGTTTCAAATTCATTCAACTACCTTACAATCTATATTATGACCAAGCTCTTTTGGCAAAAAATCAATTGTTTGATGGAGAAAAAATTTCAATATTAGAATCTGCTCATAGGCTTGGAATTGGTGTTTTTACAAGTGTGCCTTTAATGCAAGGGCGTTTGTTGAATCCTGGTGTCATGCCTGAATTTTACAATTTGAAGTCTTCTCTACGAGCTTTGCAGTTTATCCGTTCTTCTCCGGGTGTTTTGTCTCCGTTGGTGGGTCATAAATCCCCTGAACATGTATCTGAAAATTTAGAGGTAATGAAAATTCCTCCAATTCCTGAAGATGAATTTTTAGCATTAGTTAAGAAATTAACCTCGTAATTTTTTCATCTTGTTCACAAATGTTGAATTTTTGTAAAAAGCTAATAAGAGGGATCGCTGGAGATATTCCGTAACTTGTCCTCAAAAATTTATGATTATACTAAGATTTGTGACTCCATTAAATCTATGGATTCTAAGATTAGATTTGCTGGTGTAATCAATGAGCGAGGAAGACTTGTTGCAGGTGGAATGAAAGAAAATGTTGAACCACTTGAAAATGAAAAAGACGATGAAATGATTTTCATGGAACTTGCTTTGCGTGTTAAAATGAGAAAAGAGTTTGACAAGCAATTGGGTCCTGTAAATTTTGCACTTGCTTCTAGGGAAAGAGCACTAGCAATTAGTTTTCTTGTTGGTGAGGATATCTTATACGTTGTATCTGAACCTGATGCCGATTATGGTGTTTTGCCAAAAAAAATTATTGAAATAATTGAAAAATCTTAATTCTTCATTGTTGATATTTCTCAATCTATAAATAGAAACATCTAGT
Above is a window of Nitrosopumilus sp. K4 DNA encoding:
- a CDS encoding DUF6659 family protein, with the translated sequence MSSKIYDYTKICDSIKSMDSKIRFAGVINERGRLVAGGMKENVEPLENEKDDEMIFMELALRVKMRKEFDKQLGPVNFALASRERALAISFLVGEDILYVVSEPDADYGVLPKKIIEIIEKS